In one window of Henckelia pumila isolate YLH828 chromosome 1, ASM3356847v2, whole genome shotgun sequence DNA:
- the LOC140890364 gene encoding U4/U6 small nuclear ribonucleoprotein Prp31 homolog isoform X2 — MATLNDSFLADLDELSDNEDDLLEEEDSDAEHMEEDVDGDLADIESLNYDDLDSVSKLQKTQRYTDIMQKVENALEKGSESSNVGIVLEDDPEYQLIVDCNALSVDIENEIVIIHNFIRDKYRLKFPELESLVHHPVDYARVVQKIGNEMDLTLVDLEGLLPSAIIMVVSVTASTTSGKPLPDDVLQKTIDACDRALTLDSAKKKVLDFVESRMGYIAPNLSAIVGSAVAAKLMGTAGGLSALAKMPACNVQLLGAKRKNLAGFSTATSQFRVGYLEQTEIFQSTPPSLRMRACRLLAAKSTLVARVDSTRGDPTGKTGRTFRAEIHKKIEKWQEPPPAKQPKPLPVPDSEPKKKRGGRRLRKMKERYAITDMRKLANRMQFGVPEESSLGDGLGEGYGMLGQAGNGKLRVSVGQSKLGTKVSKKFKEKRFGSSGATSGLTSSLAFTPVQGIELSNPQANVLGGGIQSTYFSETGTFSKIKRT, encoded by the exons ATG GCAACCCTTAATGACTCTTTCCTGGCCGATCTTGACGAATTATCCGATAATGAAGACGATCTTCTG GAGGAAGAGGATTCTGATGCAGAGCATATGGAGGAAGATGTAGATGGGGACTTGGCAGATATTGAATCACTTAATTATGATGATCTTGATAGCGTATCCAAGCTTCAAAAAACTCAACGTTACACTGATATCATGCAG AAAGTGGAAAATGCACTTGAGAAGGGGTCTGAGAGCTCAAATGTCGGAATTGTATTAGAAGATGATCCAGAATATCAGTTGATTGTTGATTGCAATGCATTGTCCGTGGATATCGAAAATGAAATCGTGATAATTCACAATTTCATCCGTGACAAGTATCGCCTAAAATTTCCGGAGCTTGAGTCACTCGTGCATCATCCAGTTGACTATGCTCGAGTTGTTCAAAAAATTGGGAATGAAATGGACCTGACTCTTGTGGATCTAGAAGGTCTTCTACCCTCTGCCATTATCATGGTTGTTTCTGTTACTGCATCGACCACCAGTGGCAAGCCTCTCCCGGATGATGTCTTGCAAAAGACAATCGACGCATGTGATCGAGCTCTTACTCTAGATTCAGCAAAGAAAAAGGTTCTTGATTTTGTTGAGAGTAGAATGGGTTATATTGCTCCAAATCTTTCTGCTATTGTTGGAAGTGCTGTTGCTGCAAAACTTATGGGAACAGCCGGTGGTCTCTCTGCATTAGCAAAGATGCCAGCTTGTAATGTTCAGCTTCTCGGTGCGAAAAGGAAGAACTTAGCAGGGTTTTCAACGGCAACGTCCCAATTTCGTGTTGGTTATTTAGAACAAACTGAAATATTTCAGAGCACTCCCCCTTCCTTGAGGATGCGTGCCTGCCGGCTTTTGGCTGCAAAATCTACACTTGTCGCACGTGTCGATTCTACTAGAGGAGATCCAACAGGAAAAACTGGGAGAACTTTCCGTGCAGAGATTCATAAAAAGATTGAGAAGTGGCAAGAGCCTCCTCCTGCCAAGCAGCCTAAGCCTCTTCCTGTTCCTGATTCTGAGCCTAAAAAGAAGAGAGGTGGACGAAGGTTGAGGAAGATGAAAGAAAG ATATGCCATTACCGACATGCGTAAGCTTGCAAATAGGATGCAGTTCGGTGTTCCAGAGGAGAGCTCTTTAG GTGATGGACTTGGGGAAGGATATGGAATGCTTGGTCAGGCTGGAAATGGCAAGCTACGTGTATCAGTTGGCCAAAGCAAGCTTGGTACTAAAGTATCAAAAAA GTTTAAGGAGAAGCGTTTTGGAAGCAGTGGTGCAACTTCTGGACTAACTTCAAGTTTGGCCTTCACCCCCGTGCAG GGAATTGAACTCTCGAATCCTCAGGCAAACGTGCTTGGTGGTGGAATTCAGAGTACTTACTTTTCAGAAACTGGAACTTTTTCAAAGATCAAGCGGACGTGA
- the LOC140890364 gene encoding U4/U6 small nuclear ribonucleoprotein Prp31 homolog isoform X1 has protein sequence MVLVATLNDSFLADLDELSDNEDDLLEEEDSDAEHMEEDVDGDLADIESLNYDDLDSVSKLQKTQRYTDIMQKVENALEKGSESSNVGIVLEDDPEYQLIVDCNALSVDIENEIVIIHNFIRDKYRLKFPELESLVHHPVDYARVVQKIGNEMDLTLVDLEGLLPSAIIMVVSVTASTTSGKPLPDDVLQKTIDACDRALTLDSAKKKVLDFVESRMGYIAPNLSAIVGSAVAAKLMGTAGGLSALAKMPACNVQLLGAKRKNLAGFSTATSQFRVGYLEQTEIFQSTPPSLRMRACRLLAAKSTLVARVDSTRGDPTGKTGRTFRAEIHKKIEKWQEPPPAKQPKPLPVPDSEPKKKRGGRRLRKMKERYAITDMRKLANRMQFGVPEESSLGDGLGEGYGMLGQAGNGKLRVSVGQSKLGTKVSKKFKEKRFGSSGATSGLTSSLAFTPVQGIELSNPQANVLGGGIQSTYFSETGTFSKIKRT, from the exons ATGGTCCTTGTG GCAACCCTTAATGACTCTTTCCTGGCCGATCTTGACGAATTATCCGATAATGAAGACGATCTTCTG GAGGAAGAGGATTCTGATGCAGAGCATATGGAGGAAGATGTAGATGGGGACTTGGCAGATATTGAATCACTTAATTATGATGATCTTGATAGCGTATCCAAGCTTCAAAAAACTCAACGTTACACTGATATCATGCAG AAAGTGGAAAATGCACTTGAGAAGGGGTCTGAGAGCTCAAATGTCGGAATTGTATTAGAAGATGATCCAGAATATCAGTTGATTGTTGATTGCAATGCATTGTCCGTGGATATCGAAAATGAAATCGTGATAATTCACAATTTCATCCGTGACAAGTATCGCCTAAAATTTCCGGAGCTTGAGTCACTCGTGCATCATCCAGTTGACTATGCTCGAGTTGTTCAAAAAATTGGGAATGAAATGGACCTGACTCTTGTGGATCTAGAAGGTCTTCTACCCTCTGCCATTATCATGGTTGTTTCTGTTACTGCATCGACCACCAGTGGCAAGCCTCTCCCGGATGATGTCTTGCAAAAGACAATCGACGCATGTGATCGAGCTCTTACTCTAGATTCAGCAAAGAAAAAGGTTCTTGATTTTGTTGAGAGTAGAATGGGTTATATTGCTCCAAATCTTTCTGCTATTGTTGGAAGTGCTGTTGCTGCAAAACTTATGGGAACAGCCGGTGGTCTCTCTGCATTAGCAAAGATGCCAGCTTGTAATGTTCAGCTTCTCGGTGCGAAAAGGAAGAACTTAGCAGGGTTTTCAACGGCAACGTCCCAATTTCGTGTTGGTTATTTAGAACAAACTGAAATATTTCAGAGCACTCCCCCTTCCTTGAGGATGCGTGCCTGCCGGCTTTTGGCTGCAAAATCTACACTTGTCGCACGTGTCGATTCTACTAGAGGAGATCCAACAGGAAAAACTGGGAGAACTTTCCGTGCAGAGATTCATAAAAAGATTGAGAAGTGGCAAGAGCCTCCTCCTGCCAAGCAGCCTAAGCCTCTTCCTGTTCCTGATTCTGAGCCTAAAAAGAAGAGAGGTGGACGAAGGTTGAGGAAGATGAAAGAAAG ATATGCCATTACCGACATGCGTAAGCTTGCAAATAGGATGCAGTTCGGTGTTCCAGAGGAGAGCTCTTTAG GTGATGGACTTGGGGAAGGATATGGAATGCTTGGTCAGGCTGGAAATGGCAAGCTACGTGTATCAGTTGGCCAAAGCAAGCTTGGTACTAAAGTATCAAAAAA GTTTAAGGAGAAGCGTTTTGGAAGCAGTGGTGCAACTTCTGGACTAACTTCAAGTTTGGCCTTCACCCCCGTGCAG GGAATTGAACTCTCGAATCCTCAGGCAAACGTGCTTGGTGGTGGAATTCAGAGTACTTACTTTTCAGAAACTGGAACTTTTTCAAAGATCAAGCGGACGTGA
- the LOC140890364 gene encoding U4/U6 small nuclear ribonucleoprotein Prp31 homolog isoform X4 yields the protein MEEDVDGDLADIESLNYDDLDSVSKLQKTQRYTDIMQKVENALEKGSESSNVGIVLEDDPEYQLIVDCNALSVDIENEIVIIHNFIRDKYRLKFPELESLVHHPVDYARVVQKIGNEMDLTLVDLEGLLPSAIIMVVSVTASTTSGKPLPDDVLQKTIDACDRALTLDSAKKKVLDFVESRMGYIAPNLSAIVGSAVAAKLMGTAGGLSALAKMPACNVQLLGAKRKNLAGFSTATSQFRVGYLEQTEIFQSTPPSLRMRACRLLAAKSTLVARVDSTRGDPTGKTGRTFRAEIHKKIEKWQEPPPAKQPKPLPVPDSEPKKKRGGRRLRKMKERYAITDMRKLANRMQFGVPEESSLGDGLGEGYGMLGQAGNGKLRVSVGQSKLGTKVSKKFKEKRFGSSGATSGLTSSLAFTPVQGIELSNPQANVLGGGIQSTYFSETGTFSKIKRT from the exons ATGGAGGAAGATGTAGATGGGGACTTGGCAGATATTGAATCACTTAATTATGATGATCTTGATAGCGTATCCAAGCTTCAAAAAACTCAACGTTACACTGATATCATGCAG AAAGTGGAAAATGCACTTGAGAAGGGGTCTGAGAGCTCAAATGTCGGAATTGTATTAGAAGATGATCCAGAATATCAGTTGATTGTTGATTGCAATGCATTGTCCGTGGATATCGAAAATGAAATCGTGATAATTCACAATTTCATCCGTGACAAGTATCGCCTAAAATTTCCGGAGCTTGAGTCACTCGTGCATCATCCAGTTGACTATGCTCGAGTTGTTCAAAAAATTGGGAATGAAATGGACCTGACTCTTGTGGATCTAGAAGGTCTTCTACCCTCTGCCATTATCATGGTTGTTTCTGTTACTGCATCGACCACCAGTGGCAAGCCTCTCCCGGATGATGTCTTGCAAAAGACAATCGACGCATGTGATCGAGCTCTTACTCTAGATTCAGCAAAGAAAAAGGTTCTTGATTTTGTTGAGAGTAGAATGGGTTATATTGCTCCAAATCTTTCTGCTATTGTTGGAAGTGCTGTTGCTGCAAAACTTATGGGAACAGCCGGTGGTCTCTCTGCATTAGCAAAGATGCCAGCTTGTAATGTTCAGCTTCTCGGTGCGAAAAGGAAGAACTTAGCAGGGTTTTCAACGGCAACGTCCCAATTTCGTGTTGGTTATTTAGAACAAACTGAAATATTTCAGAGCACTCCCCCTTCCTTGAGGATGCGTGCCTGCCGGCTTTTGGCTGCAAAATCTACACTTGTCGCACGTGTCGATTCTACTAGAGGAGATCCAACAGGAAAAACTGGGAGAACTTTCCGTGCAGAGATTCATAAAAAGATTGAGAAGTGGCAAGAGCCTCCTCCTGCCAAGCAGCCTAAGCCTCTTCCTGTTCCTGATTCTGAGCCTAAAAAGAAGAGAGGTGGACGAAGGTTGAGGAAGATGAAAGAAAG ATATGCCATTACCGACATGCGTAAGCTTGCAAATAGGATGCAGTTCGGTGTTCCAGAGGAGAGCTCTTTAG GTGATGGACTTGGGGAAGGATATGGAATGCTTGGTCAGGCTGGAAATGGCAAGCTACGTGTATCAGTTGGCCAAAGCAAGCTTGGTACTAAAGTATCAAAAAA GTTTAAGGAGAAGCGTTTTGGAAGCAGTGGTGCAACTTCTGGACTAACTTCAAGTTTGGCCTTCACCCCCGTGCAG GGAATTGAACTCTCGAATCCTCAGGCAAACGTGCTTGGTGGTGGAATTCAGAGTACTTACTTTTCAGAAACTGGAACTTTTTCAAAGATCAAGCGGACGTGA
- the LOC140889747 gene encoding sulfate transporter 3.1-like yields the protein MGNEEIDTQHRFEVGIPAPKPFLHSLKSALKETFFPDDPFKQFRKQPFSRKLVLGSKYFVPILEWAPRYKLEFFKADFVAGITIASLAVPQGISYAGLASLPPVIGLYSSFVPPLIYAMLGTSREMAVGTVAVPSLLMTSMLGKEVDPHENMKLYMQLVFTATFFAGVFQAALGFLRLGLVVDFVSHATIVGFMGGAATVVCLQQLKAILGLVHFTHQADLVSVMKSIFTQVHMWRWESGVLGSCFLFFLLTTRYFSRRKSVFFWINALAPLASVILGSLLVYLTHAERHGVEVIGKLEKGLNRESLSELAFGSQHLMATIKTGVITGVVSLAEGITVGRSFATLKNYNTDGNKEMIAIGMMNIAGSCTSCYLTTGPFSRTAVNVNAGCKTAVSNIVMATAVMLTLLFFTPLFRYTPLVVLSSIIMAAMMGLIDYKAAIHLWRVDKFDFIVCLSAFTGVVFGSVLTGLITAVAISILRILLFVARPRTSVIGRLPNSMIYRSIEQYPKANVVSGILILQINAPIYFANTSYLRERILRWIDEKEDEQKHSENNNLDFVILDMSSVGSIDTSGISMLQEIKNLFDKRYIKLVLANPGGEVMKMLDKSKFIDTIGRDWIYLTVREAVNACNFLLQTSKPQDEAVESEAADNKV from the exons ATGGGAAACGAAGAGATTGACACACAGCATCGGTTTGAAGTAGGAATTCCCGCGCCAAAGCCCTTTCTCCATTCACTGAAATCGGCCCTGAAAGAGACCTTTTTCCCGGATGATCCCTTCAAGCAATTCAGGAAGCAGCcattttcaagaaaactcgTGCTGGGCTCCAAGTATTTCGTGCCCATACTCGAATGGGCTCCGCGTTACAAGTTGGAGTTCTTCAAAGCTGATTTCGTGGCCGGAATCACGATTGCTAGTCTTGCAGTGCCTCAGGGTATTAGTTATGCTGGTTTGGCCAGCTTGCCTCCTGTGATTGGCCTCT ATTCGAGCTTTGTGCCACCACTGATATATGCCATGTTGGGGACTTCAAGGGAAATGGCCGTGGGAACTGTGGCGGTTCCGTCGCTATTAATGACTTCGATGCTAGGGAAGGAAGTTGATCCTCATGAGAACATGAAGCTGTATATGCAGTTGGTATTCACAGCAACTTTCTTTGCTGGTGTTTTTCAAGCTGCTTTAGGCTTTCTAAG GCTGGGGTTAGTTGTGGACTTTGTGTCACATGCAACAATAGTGGGTTTCATGGGTGGAGCAGCCACAGTTGTGTGCTTGCAGCAGTTGAAGGCCATTCTTGGGCTCGTTCACTTTACTCATCAAGCCGACCTTGTATCTGTCATGAAATCAATCTTTACCCAAGTACACATG TGGAGATGGGAGAGTGGAGTTCTTGGTTCTTGTTTCCTCTTCTTCCTTCTCACCACAAGATACTTT AGTAGGAGGAAATCAGTATTCTTCTGGATAAATGCTTTGGCACCTTTGGCATCTGTTATCTTGGGAAGCCTTCTTGTTTATCTCACCCATGCAGAGAGGCATGGCGTCGAAGTC ATCGGGAAGCTCGAGAAAGGGCTGAATCGAGAGTCATTGTCAGAGTTGGCTTTTGGATCGCAACATCTAATGGCCACGATTAAGACTGGAGTCATCACCGGTGTCGTCAGCCTTGCG GAAGGTATAACAGTTGGAAGAAGCTTTGCAACATTAAAGAACTACAACACAGATGGAAATAAAGAGATGATTGCCATTGGAATGATGAATATCGCAGGTTCCTGCACCTCTTGCTACCTAACTACAG GACCATTTTCAAGGACAGCAGTAAATGTAAATGCAGGATGCAAGACTGCTGTTTCCAACATTGTTATGGCAACAGCAGTGATGCTAACCTTGCTATTCTTCACTCCGTTATTCCGCTACACACCCTTGGTGGTGCTCTCTTCCATAATAATGGCTGCAATGATGGGTCTTATTGACTACAAAGCAGCTATACACCTCTGGAGGGTCGACAAGTTTGACTTTATCGTGTGTCTGAGTGCTTTCACAGGCGTGGTCTTTGGTAGTGTGTTAACTGGGCTAATAACTGCG GTGGCAATATCAATCCTTCGAATACTGCTGTTTGTTGCAAGACCAAGGACTTCTGTCATCGGGCGCCTTCCTAATTCCATGATTTATAGAAGCATTGAACAGTACCCAAAGGCAAATGTAGTCTCAGGAATCCTCATCCTTCAGATAAATGCTCCAATTTACTTTGCCAACACTAGTTACCTAAGAGAAAG GATCTTAAGATGGATTGACGAAAAGGAAGACGAGCAGAAGCATTCAGAAAATAATAACTTGGATTTTGTTATATTGGATATGAGTT CTGTtggaagcatcgatacaagtgGAATCAGCATgcttcaagaaatcaagaatctCTTTGATAAAAGATACATAAAG CTGGTACTGGCTAATCCCGGAGGAGAAGTCATGAAGATGCTGGACAAATCTAAGTTCATTGACACAATTGGACGGGACTGGATTTACCTTACTGTTAGAGAAGCAGTAAATGCTTGCAACTTTTTACTTCAAACAAGTAAGCCACAAGACGAAGCAGTTGAAAGCGAAGCAGCAGACAACAAAGTTTGA
- the LOC140874306 gene encoding uncharacterized protein: MEYNGRLKSLANEASILGDPILNERLVSKVLRSLPRRFHTKVCAIDESKDTSIMGLDELISSLRTYEMELEAEDDSKVQQEVKDSDLEENSIALISKKFTDYLKVMKENKDVKSAQSSNFPRLPTSEKPQNPAATRGPRQRECKGYGHYAYECANRLRKGMNVSLSDDDSEEEQEKFEQADLISFTALLESKKNFQINPLGVGSGVATPRRNTIQKSVCFVTSNLDNFSNHEEQVDDPYTLEGIRKLYEELYCDWNKRNQLNTTLTKENTELKAAMARLEILLSKKDLELGLLNSDLERAKTTLDKFNSMFVKEGNDFLNHPLTALKGKKPIVEKNISVPKSKQWKRPFVCHYCLKPGHIRPFCQKLKNDYVLWESKQVLSPVLHNTKSNTGKKRSTVKKVWVQKPDIRCFVIYTSLKANTAGLKDHLTDYIEQNGGKVTYRGGAKGRIVGKGTLNVEGFPKLHNVLHVEGLNANLISISTRSVDNCYQLGEELACRHSKIDEFSLWHQKLGHVNFKTLKNLSKFEAVRGLPNLKTGVPYVCGACQKGKQTRVAHPVLQHCGTTRCLELLHMNLMGPMDVESYGARIRTDHEKEFENSSFSSLCDKKGISQEFSSPKTPQQNGIAKRKNKTMYNLRTRTMMESINVVFDDGADLKGKTAEDDVEGLLEIPPEEHSVVPDVTTPNTTLVPSEIHEENSQNNEEAEIITEKNLSSKIQKNHPSSQIIGDVHGTRQTRGKDKVDYRKMVGLVCMSSVYSQANLANEMRMKNSHVELLQFPQKQSSQRKFAACIL, encoded by the exons ATGGAATATAATGGAAGATTGAAGAGTCTTGCAAATGAAGCATCTATTCTCGGCGATCCTATTTTGAACGAGAGACTTGTATCCAAAGTGCTTCGTTCGCTTCCCAGAAGATTTCACACCAAGGTTTGTGCTATAGATGAATCCaaagatacatctataatgggtttggatgagttaaTTAGTTCTCTTCGCACCTATGAGATGGAGTTGGAAGCTGAAGATGACTcgaaag ttcaacaggaagtaaAGGATTCTGATCTTGAGGAAAATTCTATTGCCTTGATCTCGAAGAAATTtactgattatctcaaggtaatgaaagaaaataAGGATGTGAAAAGTGCACAATCCTCAAATTTTCCTAGACTGCCTACTTCAGAGAAGCCTCAAAATCCTGCTGCTACTCGAGGACCTCGTCAAAG GGAATGTAAGGGATATGGCCACTATGCTTATGAATGCGCAAATCGCCTTCGGAAAGGTATGAATGTTTCTCTGAGTGATGATGAttctgaagaagaacaagaaaagtTTGAACAGGCTGATCTAatatcttttactgctttactggagagtaagaaaaattttcagatcaaTCCTCTCGGTGTTGGCTCCGGTGTTGCCACACCTAGACGCAACACTATTCAAAAATCTGTTTGTTTTGTTACTTCTAACCTTGATAATTTCAGTAATCATGAAGAACAGGTAGATGATCCTTATACTCTGGAAGGTATTCGAAAACTCTATGAAGAGTTGTACTGTGATTGGAACAAGAGGAATCAGTTGAACACAACTCTTACAAAAGAGAATACTGAATTGAAAGCTGCTATGGCTAGATTGGAAATTCTCTTGAGTAAGAAAGATCTCGAATTAGGGTTGCTGAATTCTGATCTTGAAAGAGCAAAAACAacacttgataaatttaattcca tgtttgtgaaggaaggtaatgaTTTTTTGAACCATCCTTtaactgccttgaaaggtaagaaACCCAttgttgagaaaaatatttctGTCCCAAAGTCGAAACAATGGAAACGTCCTTTTGTGTGTCATTATTGTCTCAAACCTGGCCATATCAGGCCTTTTTGTCAAAAGTTGAAGAATGACTATGTTTTGTGGGAATCTAAGCAAGTGTTGTCCCCCGTGTTGCACAACACTAAGAGCAACACTGGCAAAAAGAGGTCCACTGTGAAGAAAGTTTGGGTTCAAAAGCCTGATATcagatgttttgttatttatacttcttTGAAAGCTAATACTGCAG gtttgaaagatcacctcacTGACTACATTGAACAGAATGGTGGTAAAGTGACCTATAGAGGAGGTGCAAAAGGAAGGATTGTTGGCAAAGGAACACTCAATGTGGAAGGGTTTCCAAAGCTTCACAACGTCTTACATGTTGAAGGACTTaatgcaaatttaatttcaatta GTACACGATCAGTGGATAACTGCTACCAACTAGGTGAAGAATTGGCATGTAGACACTCAAAGATTGATGAGTTTAGTCTATGGCACCAAAAACTtggacatgtgaatttcaagaccCTAAAGAATCTGAGTAAGTTTGAAGCTGTCAGAGGTCTTCCAAATCTAAAGACTGgtgttccatatgtttgtggtgcatgccaaaaaggtaagcaaacccgTGTTGCACATCCCGTGctacaacactgtgggacaacacggtgtcttgaacttttgcaCATGAATTTGATGGGTCCTATGGATGTCGAAAGTTATGGAG CAAGAATCAGAACTGATCATGaaaaggaatttgagaactcatctttttcttctttgtgtgataagaagggcATCTCACAGGAGTTCTCAtccccaaaaactcctcaacagaatggaATTGCTAAAAGAAAGAATAAGAC gatgtataaccttaGGACCAGAACAATGATGGAATccattaatgttgtttttgatgatggtgcagatctcaaaggaaaAACTGCTGAAGATGATGTTGAAGGCTTGTTGGAAATTCCTCCCGAAGAACACAGTGTTGTCCCAGATGTTAcaacaccaaacacaacactgGTTCCTTCAGAAATTCATGAGgaaaattcccaaaataatGAGGAAGCTGAAATAATTACTGAAAAGAACCTTTCAAGCAAGATACAGAAGAATCATCCTTCATCACAGattattggagatgtgcatggaacAAGGCAAACTAGAGGTAAGGACAAAGTTGACTACCGCAAGATGGTTGGtttagtatgcatgagttccgtGTACTCTCAG